In the Flavobacterium pallidum genome, one interval contains:
- a CDS encoding L-threonine 3-dehydrogenase, whose protein sequence is MPKILIIGACGQIGTELTQKLRSLYGTENVIASDIRKLNTDVVNSGPFEVVNALDFNQIEHLIEKHHIEEVYLMAALLSATAEKNPAFAWDLNMNSLFHVLNLGKAKKIKKIFWPSSIAVFGPTTPKENTPQYTIMEPSTVYGISKQAGERWCEYYHNIYGVDVRSIRYPGLISWSTPPGGGTTDYAVDIYHKALSDKKYECFLKEGTRMPMMYMDDAINATINIMKAPAEEIKIHSSYNLAAMSFAPEEVAAEIKKHIPDFEITYAPDFRQKIADSWPASIDDTEAREDWGWNHEYDLESMTKDMLEHLADEAK, encoded by the coding sequence ATGCCAAAAATACTTATTATCGGTGCCTGCGGACAGATTGGCACTGAACTTACGCAAAAACTCCGCAGCCTTTACGGAACTGAAAATGTGATCGCTTCCGACATTCGCAAACTCAATACCGATGTCGTGAATTCAGGGCCATTTGAAGTGGTTAATGCTTTGGATTTCAATCAAATAGAGCATCTTATTGAAAAGCACCATATTGAGGAAGTCTACCTGATGGCTGCGTTATTGTCCGCTACTGCAGAAAAAAATCCGGCTTTTGCCTGGGACCTGAATATGAATTCACTATTCCATGTGCTGAATTTAGGCAAGGCCAAAAAAATCAAAAAAATATTCTGGCCATCAAGCATCGCGGTTTTCGGGCCCACCACCCCGAAGGAAAATACGCCGCAATACACCATTATGGAACCGTCAACCGTTTACGGCATCAGCAAGCAGGCTGGCGAAAGATGGTGCGAATATTACCATAACATTTATGGTGTTGATGTGCGCAGCATCCGATATCCGGGATTGATCAGCTGGTCTACACCTCCGGGCGGCGGCACTACGGATTATGCGGTCGATATTTACCATAAGGCCTTATCCGATAAGAAATACGAATGTTTCTTAAAAGAAGGTACGCGCATGCCAATGATGTACATGGATGATGCCATCAATGCGACAATTAATATCATGAAGGCGCCTGCTGAGGAGATTAAAATCCATTCTTCATACAATTTGGCAGCGATGAGCTTTGCCCCGGAAGAAGTAGCTGCAGAAATTAAAAAGCATATCCCTGATTTTGAAATAACCTACGCGCCCGACTTCAGGCAGAAGATTGCCGACAGCTGGCCTGCGAGTATCGATGATACAGAAGCGCGTGAAGACTGGGGCTGGAATCATGAATATGATTTAGAATCAATGACAAAAGACATGCTGGAGCACCTGGCTGATGAAGCAAAATAA
- a CDS encoding helix-turn-helix domain-containing protein, with translation MEQPLTLINSQNGNLAFKIFSFENNCAFDHLQRHNYYSLIWIKQGSGMVRADFAEYDFEANSLFAFSPYQPFLFNVKENFSGVIIQFHPDFYCIHMHQKEVACNGVLFNNIYDPPMTVINTEAETIFNMLLLQMKNEMANPALAQYESLVAYLKIFLITASRLKTEQQPKAAEAVSDLKEPFILQTLKDSIESNFRTKKSPADYADALKMNAKALARITKIHFNKTISELIAERIIIEAKRELYLTNKAVKEIAYELGYHDEYYFSRFFKTNADVSPQLYRETVGFGKAEIMQ, from the coding sequence ATGGAACAACCACTGACCTTGATCAATTCCCAGAACGGGAATCTTGCCTTTAAGATTTTCTCGTTTGAAAACAACTGCGCTTTCGACCATCTGCAGCGGCACAATTACTATTCACTGATCTGGATAAAGCAAGGGAGCGGCATGGTGCGGGCTGATTTCGCCGAATATGATTTTGAAGCGAATTCGCTTTTTGCCTTTTCGCCTTACCAGCCTTTCCTTTTTAACGTAAAAGAAAATTTTTCGGGAGTCATAATCCAGTTCCATCCTGATTTTTACTGCATCCACATGCACCAGAAAGAAGTCGCGTGCAATGGCGTGCTTTTCAACAACATCTATGACCCGCCGATGACGGTTATTAATACCGAAGCCGAGACCATTTTTAACATGTTGCTGCTGCAGATGAAGAACGAGATGGCCAATCCGGCGCTCGCACAATACGAATCGCTTGTCGCTTACCTGAAAATATTCCTGATTACGGCATCACGGCTGAAGACGGAGCAACAGCCCAAAGCTGCCGAAGCGGTATCAGACCTGAAGGAGCCTTTTATCCTGCAAACCCTGAAGGATAGCATTGAAAGTAATTTCAGGACGAAAAAATCACCGGCCGATTATGCTGACGCATTAAAAATGAACGCAAAGGCTTTGGCACGAATTACGAAAATCCATTTCAACAAGACCATTTCAGAATTGATTGCTGAACGCATCATCATTGAGGCCAAGCGCGAATTGTACCTTACCAACAAGGCCGTCAAGGAAATCGCCTATGAACTCGGATACCATGACGAATATTATTTCAGCCGGTTTTTCAAGACCAATGCCGATGTTTCTCCGCAATTGTACCGGGAAACGGTAGGATTTGGTAAAGCGGAAATCATGCAATAG
- a CDS encoding carboxymuconolactone decarboxylase family protein: MTRITALNPDETTGKTKELFNAVNAKLGVIPNMMRTMGNAPALLEGYLSLSGILGKGKLGGKTGELLALAIAESNSCDYCLSAHTFIGTNLVKLDSETITNARHGASSNEKTAAILTFAKTLVNKGGLVNDADVAAVKSAQVSDEEISEIVGHVALNILTNYFNNTANTTIDFPVVHTFAAAEN, translated from the coding sequence ATGACACGTATTACAGCTTTAAATCCTGATGAAACTACCGGAAAAACAAAAGAATTATTCAACGCCGTAAATGCCAAACTGGGCGTTATCCCAAACATGATGCGCACCATGGGAAACGCACCTGCGCTTCTTGAAGGCTACCTCAGCCTGAGTGGTATCTTAGGAAAAGGGAAACTCGGCGGAAAAACCGGGGAACTTCTTGCGCTGGCCATCGCTGAAAGCAATTCCTGCGATTATTGCCTTTCTGCTCACACCTTTATCGGGACCAATCTCGTGAAACTTGACAGTGAGACCATCACAAATGCCCGTCATGGCGCCTCGTCAAATGAAAAAACAGCCGCCATCCTTACCTTTGCAAAAACCCTTGTCAATAAAGGCGGGCTTGTAAATGATGCTGATGTCGCGGCCGTAAAATCGGCCCAGGTTTCTGATGAGGAAATTTCAGAAATCGTAGGGCATGTCGCCTTGAACATCCTGACCAATTATTTCAACAACACCGCCAATACGACGATTGATTTCCCGGTCGTACATACGTTCGCTGCCGCAGAAAATTAA
- a CDS encoding MAC/perforin domain-containing protein: protein MESTIENINFKSPVDLTESSEPVYLSQSNAVGQGVDVFGRVNPDSFIMPLMDPLKSGLHKFTFLGKDFVIPKYVTAIENPMAYFQGSTCNTREEFQNSIAVNASAKAGYGLFSGEMKAAFDRQYKSSAEYAYTYSNFYSTLGLLEMGESAGYLRNTFQASVDALPDTVNEGNLNAFVDFFRDYGIYYTDKVEMGGSLEFYVSVKKTSQLTDIQISAMMKAQYKGLFTNGSIETGVEGTLAWKNYTANSEYHIVATGGNSALAGALAGIDPMNPSGDTVKLYNAWLESVNKHPALTNLRLKGIWMLCGNKKDVVNAAWELYGPTIHPKITIENESRTSAWPPPAARTPIITLNGDQIKPKTGAISPVGYQATILSNDGKTPHILYDKYFCLNPSERIWNENWKLLYKQMITELQMSEFYAKDNILLLTSFGMGNNLCPTREGYEFLKLNGAGKQVEFWEAHCSPGSVGGGINIWVTFPLNYMLASNLRNGPNTGVEMLQFSQDNFSAITSQTTLYLFKDSFSGKYTIAN from the coding sequence ATGGAAAGCACCATTGAAAACATCAATTTTAAGTCGCCTGTCGACCTAACCGAGAGTTCAGAGCCTGTTTATTTATCACAGTCCAACGCCGTAGGTCAGGGTGTCGACGTATTCGGGAGGGTAAATCCCGATTCCTTCATTATGCCGCTAATGGATCCGTTGAAATCAGGATTGCATAAGTTCACCTTTTTAGGCAAGGATTTCGTCATTCCGAAATATGTTACCGCCATCGAGAATCCCATGGCCTATTTTCAGGGTTCGACCTGCAACACGCGGGAAGAATTCCAGAACAGCATTGCCGTAAATGCTTCGGCAAAGGCAGGTTACGGGCTCTTCAGCGGGGAAATGAAAGCCGCTTTCGACAGGCAATACAAATCGAGTGCCGAATATGCTTACACGTACAGCAATTTCTATTCTACATTGGGCCTTCTGGAAATGGGCGAATCGGCAGGTTACCTGCGCAACACGTTCCAGGCCAGCGTCGATGCACTGCCCGATACCGTAAACGAAGGAAACCTGAATGCCTTTGTCGATTTCTTCCGTGACTATGGCATTTATTATACCGACAAAGTGGAAATGGGCGGCAGCCTTGAATTTTATGTTTCAGTCAAGAAAACCAGCCAGCTTACCGATATCCAGATTTCGGCCATGATGAAAGCCCAGTATAAAGGCCTGTTCACTAATGGGAGCATTGAAACTGGTGTTGAAGGCACCCTTGCCTGGAAGAATTACACCGCCAATTCTGAATATCACATCGTGGCCACGGGTGGAAATTCTGCTTTGGCAGGGGCCCTTGCAGGCATTGATCCTATGAATCCATCAGGTGATACTGTAAAACTTTACAATGCATGGCTCGAGTCTGTCAATAAACACCCTGCGCTTACCAACCTCAGGCTCAAGGGTATCTGGATGCTGTGCGGCAATAAAAAAGATGTCGTCAATGCAGCCTGGGAACTTTATGGCCCTACAATACACCCGAAAATCACGATTGAGAACGAGTCACGCACCTCGGCATGGCCGCCGCCGGCAGCCAGGACACCGATCATTACGCTGAACGGCGACCAGATCAAGCCTAAAACCGGAGCGATTTCCCCTGTAGGTTATCAGGCAACGATCCTTTCGAATGACGGAAAAACGCCGCACATCCTTTATGATAAATATTTTTGCCTGAATCCAAGTGAGCGGATATGGAATGAAAACTGGAAACTGCTCTACAAGCAAATGATCACAGAACTCCAGATGAGCGAATTTTATGCAAAGGACAATATCCTGCTGCTGACCTCGTTCGGGATGGGCAACAACCTTTGCCCCACACGTGAAGGATACGAATTCCTGAAACTGAATGGTGCCGGCAAACAGGTCGAGTTTTGGGAAGCACATTGCAGCCCCGGCAGCGTAGGTGGCGGCATAAACATCTGGGTTACTTTCCCACTGAATTACATGCTGGCAAGCAACCTGCGCAACGGCCCGAATACAGGCGTGGAAATGCTGCAATTTTCCCAGGACAATTTTTCGGCTATTACGAGCCAGACGACCTTATATTTGTTTAAGGATTCGTTTTCCGGGAAATACACCATCGCAAACTAG
- a CDS encoding M13 family metallopeptidase, whose product MINTRKVPLLMAAGLLALASCKSDKEEAKGSGVLVKNMDKSVKPGDNFDAYVNGAWVKANKIPADKSSYGVFDILNDKAQEDVKAIIEESAKGNFADGSNEQKVGDLYDSYTDMKTRDAKGIKPILSELAKVDAIKTYDDLAAYFGQANRTNGASPVAVGVTEDFKDPTKYTLYAWQSGISLPEREYYLAQDAKSKTIRDKYVAHIAKMFQLAGLANGEKNAAAILALETQIATQHVKKELTRDMSLMYNKTEITDFKKYMPTFNMPLMLQNAGIKNEKTILACQPAFLKGLDKIIANTPLDTWKIYLKWNVIDSAAGTLTSAFDQQNFEFYGKVLSGTEAQEPMWRRGVQVVNGSLGEVIGEIYVKKHFSAEAKERMSEMVKNLLAAYKESITNLDWMTPETKKEALDKLSKFTPKIGYPDQWRDYSALKIVKGDLYGNMERATAFEYNRQLDKLGKPVDRKEWGMTPQTINAYYNPSMNEIVFPAAILQPPFFDMTKDDAVNYGSIGAVIGHEIGHGFDDQGSTFDGTGTMRNWWTEKDQAAFKARTGALVSQYNEFKVFPDLNVNGAFTLGENIGDLGGITIALKAYKKSLNGKEAPVMDGFTGLQRFFIGYAQSWLEKSREEALRNLVASNPHSPPHFRVNGIVRNIPEFYEAFNVKPTDSLYLAPEKRVKIW is encoded by the coding sequence ATGATAAACACAAGAAAAGTTCCGTTGCTGATGGCTGCGGGATTGCTTGCACTGGCTTCGTGCAAATCCGATAAAGAAGAAGCCAAAGGATCCGGAGTCCTCGTAAAAAACATGGACAAATCCGTTAAGCCCGGCGATAATTTCGACGCTTACGTAAACGGCGCCTGGGTGAAAGCAAATAAAATCCCGGCAGACAAATCTTCTTATGGCGTGTTCGACATCCTGAACGACAAAGCACAGGAAGACGTGAAAGCCATTATCGAAGAATCTGCGAAAGGAAATTTTGCCGATGGTTCAAATGAACAGAAAGTAGGTGACCTCTATGATTCCTATACCGACATGAAAACACGTGACGCCAAAGGAATCAAACCTATCCTTTCGGAACTCGCTAAAGTGGATGCGATTAAAACCTACGATGACCTTGCCGCTTATTTCGGACAGGCCAACCGCACGAACGGTGCTTCTCCCGTTGCTGTTGGCGTCACAGAAGATTTCAAAGATCCAACTAAATACACGCTTTACGCATGGCAAAGCGGCATTTCGCTACCGGAAAGGGAATATTACCTTGCGCAGGATGCCAAATCAAAAACGATCCGTGACAAATATGTGGCGCACATCGCCAAAATGTTCCAGCTTGCAGGCCTCGCTAATGGCGAAAAAAATGCCGCCGCCATCCTTGCACTCGAAACCCAGATCGCTACGCAGCATGTAAAGAAAGAGCTGACGCGCGACATGTCGCTGATGTACAATAAAACCGAAATCACGGATTTTAAAAAATACATGCCGACTTTCAACATGCCGTTGATGTTGCAGAACGCCGGCATCAAAAACGAAAAAACCATCCTGGCCTGCCAGCCCGCTTTCCTGAAAGGACTGGATAAAATCATTGCCAATACCCCGCTCGACACCTGGAAAATCTACCTGAAATGGAACGTGATTGACAGTGCGGCCGGTACGTTGACTTCCGCATTTGACCAACAAAATTTCGAGTTTTACGGAAAAGTACTTTCCGGTACAGAAGCACAGGAGCCAATGTGGCGTCGTGGCGTACAGGTAGTTAACGGAAGCCTTGGCGAAGTCATCGGAGAGATTTATGTGAAGAAGCATTTTTCTGCGGAAGCGAAAGAAAGAATGTCTGAAATGGTGAAAAACCTACTCGCAGCATACAAGGAAAGCATCACCAACCTCGACTGGATGACACCTGAAACCAAGAAAGAGGCACTTGACAAACTTTCAAAATTCACTCCTAAAATCGGCTATCCTGACCAATGGCGTGATTATTCTGCGCTGAAAATCGTAAAAGGAGACCTTTACGGCAACATGGAAAGGGCCACTGCTTTTGAATACAATCGTCAGCTGGACAAATTGGGTAAGCCGGTAGACCGTAAGGAATGGGGCATGACGCCGCAAACCATCAACGCCTACTACAACCCGAGCATGAACGAAATCGTATTCCCAGCCGCCATCCTGCAACCGCCTTTCTTTGATATGACTAAAGATGATGCAGTAAATTACGGCAGTATCGGAGCGGTGATCGGGCACGAAATCGGGCACGGATTTGACGATCAGGGAAGTACTTTTGATGGTACCGGAACGATGAGGAATTGGTGGACCGAGAAAGACCAGGCGGCATTTAAGGCCAGGACCGGCGCGTTGGTATCACAATACAATGAGTTCAAAGTATTCCCGGACCTGAACGTAAACGGTGCGTTTACCTTAGGAGAGAATATTGGCGATCTTGGCGGTATCACAATCGCTTTGAAAGCTTACAAGAAAAGCCTGAACGGCAAAGAAGCGCCTGTAATGGACGGATTTACCGGCTTGCAGCGTTTCTTCATCGGTTATGCGCAATCATGGCTTGAAAAATCAAGGGAAGAGGCTTTGAGGAATCTCGTGGCTTCAAACCCACACTCGCCACCGCATTTCCGAGTAAACGGTATCGTGCGCAACATCCCGGAATTCTATGAGGCGTTTAATGTAAAGCCGACTGACTCGCTTTATTTGGCTCCGGAGAAAAGGGTGAAGATTTGGTAA
- the mfd gene encoding transcription-repair coupling factor, whose protein sequence is MRISRIAEQLQKREQKLHLKGLTGSLFSFVIKTLFEKSENPFLLILDDKEQAAYFLNDLEQMINTEDVLFYPGSYRNPYQIEDTDNANILLRAEVLNRINSRKKPSVIVTYPEALFEKVVTKKELDKNTLKIALGDKISIDFINEVLFEYEFKRVDFISEPGEFSVRGGIIDVFSFSNDHPYRIEFFGNEVESIRSFDVETQLSIERQKKIAIIPNVENKFFQENRESFLDYINPKSILFISDTEGLSHKLDKLYEKAGEAFEKLNKEISHAKPEQLFLNQQTFIKKALDFTIAETGSRAIFKTDMVFEFLSKPQPSFNKQFDLLLNNLSDNHFNGIKNYLFCSNEQQAKRFHDIFESLDETNAEDLRKQYETIVMPLYQGFIDEENQIACYTDHQIFERYHKFSIKNGYSKKQTITLKELNTLSVGDYVTHIDHGIGKFGGLQKIQVEGKTQETIKLVYADNDIVYVSIHSLHKIAKYNGKDGAPPKIYKLGSNAWKILKQKTKARVKHIAFNLIQLYAKRRLEKGFRYNPDSYLQLELESSFIYEDTPDQIKSTQDVKADMESDRPMDRLVCGDVGFGKTEVAIRAAFKAVDNGKQVAVLVPTTILAYQHFRTFSERLKDMPVTVGYLNRFRTAKQKSETLKDLADGRLDIVIGTHQLVNKNVKFKDLGLLIIDEEQKFGVNVKDKLKTISANVDTLTLTATPIPRTLQFSLMAARDLSVITTPPPNRYPIETNVVGFNEELIRDAISYEIQRNGQVFFINNRIENIREVAGMIQRLVPNARVGIGHGQMEGKKLEELMLAFMNGEFDVLVATTIIESGLDVPNANTIFINNANNFGLSDLHQMRGRVGRSNKKAFCYFICPPYSAMTDDARKRIQALEQFSELGSGFSIAMKDLEIRGAGDLLGGEQSGFINEIGFETYQKIMNEAIEELKENEFKDLYADEDEDHEKEYVKDLQIDTDFELLFPDDYINNISERLNLYNELSLIKDEEALLAYEQKLTDRFGALPKPARALLNSIRLKWIATKLGIEKLVMKQGKMICYFVSDQQSDYYASPQFHKVLQFVQKQPALCRMKEKQTPNGLRLLLTFEHVKSIGKALQLLEMV, encoded by the coding sequence ATCAGGATAAGCCGGATTGCAGAACAGCTCCAGAAAAGAGAGCAGAAACTGCATCTGAAAGGGCTCACGGGTTCCTTATTTTCATTTGTCATCAAAACTTTGTTTGAGAAATCTGAAAATCCTTTCCTGCTGATTCTCGACGATAAGGAACAGGCGGCTTACTTCCTGAACGACCTTGAGCAGATGATCAATACCGAAGATGTATTGTTTTATCCGGGTTCGTACCGGAACCCATACCAGATTGAGGATACGGATAATGCCAATATCTTGTTGCGCGCCGAAGTGTTGAACCGTATCAATTCGAGGAAAAAACCGAGTGTTATCGTAACGTATCCCGAAGCGCTTTTTGAAAAAGTCGTGACCAAGAAAGAGCTGGATAAAAACACGCTGAAGATTGCATTAGGCGATAAGATTTCAATTGATTTCATCAATGAAGTGTTGTTCGAGTATGAATTCAAGCGCGTGGATTTTATTTCAGAGCCGGGCGAATTTTCAGTACGTGGCGGGATTATCGACGTGTTTTCATTTTCGAATGACCATCCGTACCGCATTGAATTTTTCGGCAATGAAGTGGAAAGCATCCGCAGTTTTGATGTAGAAACGCAACTTTCGATCGAAAGGCAAAAGAAAATTGCCATCATCCCGAATGTCGAGAACAAGTTTTTCCAGGAGAACCGCGAAAGTTTCCTTGATTACATCAATCCGAAATCCATTCTTTTCATCAGCGATACCGAAGGTTTGTCGCATAAGCTCGACAAATTATACGAAAAGGCAGGCGAAGCATTTGAAAAACTGAATAAGGAAATCAGTCATGCCAAACCAGAGCAGCTTTTCCTGAACCAGCAGACATTTATAAAAAAGGCGCTCGATTTCACAATTGCCGAAACGGGCTCCAGAGCCATTTTCAAAACCGATATGGTTTTTGAATTCCTGAGTAAGCCGCAGCCATCGTTCAACAAGCAGTTTGATTTGCTGCTGAACAACCTGAGTGACAATCATTTTAACGGAATCAAGAATTACCTGTTCTGTTCCAATGAACAGCAGGCTAAGCGTTTCCATGATATTTTCGAAAGCCTTGACGAAACCAACGCCGAGGATCTAAGAAAACAATATGAAACCATCGTGATGCCGTTGTATCAGGGTTTTATCGATGAGGAAAACCAGATTGCGTGTTATACCGATCATCAGATTTTCGAGCGTTACCATAAATTCAGCATCAAGAACGGTTATTCGAAAAAGCAGACCATTACGCTGAAGGAGCTGAACACCTTATCCGTCGGCGATTATGTCACGCACATCGATCACGGCATCGGTAAATTCGGTGGACTGCAGAAGATCCAGGTGGAAGGCAAGACGCAGGAAACAATTAAACTGGTGTATGCTGATAACGACATTGTTTACGTCAGCATCCATTCTTTACATAAGATTGCCAAATACAACGGCAAGGACGGCGCACCGCCGAAGATTTACAAGCTCGGCTCTAATGCGTGGAAAATCCTGAAGCAGAAAACCAAGGCACGTGTCAAGCACATTGCATTCAACCTGATTCAATTGTATGCGAAACGCCGCTTGGAGAAAGGCTTCCGTTACAATCCGGACAGTTACCTGCAATTGGAACTGGAAAGTTCGTTCATTTATGAAGACACGCCGGACCAGATCAAGTCGACCCAGGATGTAAAAGCCGATATGGAAAGCGACCGCCCGATGGATCGCCTGGTCTGCGGGGATGTCGGTTTTGGAAAGACTGAGGTTGCGATACGTGCTGCATTTAAAGCGGTGGATAACGGCAAACAAGTGGCGGTTTTAGTGCCGACGACGATTTTGGCATACCAGCATTTCCGGACTTTTTCAGAAAGATTGAAAGATATGCCCGTCACGGTCGGTTACCTGAACCGTTTCCGGACGGCAAAACAGAAATCAGAAACACTTAAAGATTTAGCCGATGGGAGGCTTGATATTGTCATCGGGACGCACCAGTTGGTGAATAAAAACGTGAAGTTTAAGGATTTGGGCTTGTTGATTATTGATGAGGAACAGAAGTTTGGTGTAAACGTAAAAGACAAGCTCAAGACGATTTCTGCCAATGTCGATACCCTGACGCTGACAGCAACGCCAATCCCGAGGACACTACAGTTTTCACTGATGGCTGCACGGGATTTGTCCGTCATCACCACGCCGCCGCCAAACCGTTATCCGATCGAAACGAATGTTGTCGGGTTCAATGAAGAACTGATTCGCGATGCAATATCATATGAAATCCAGAGAAATGGCCAGGTATTTTTCATCAACAACCGGATTGAGAACATCCGTGAAGTCGCCGGCATGATCCAAAGACTCGTGCCCAATGCGAGGGTTGGAATCGGGCACGGCCAGATGGAAGGCAAGAAACTCGAAGAACTGATGCTGGCATTTATGAATGGTGAATTTGACGTTTTGGTGGCAACAACGATTATCGAAAGCGGATTGGATGTCCCGAATGCCAATACGATTTTTATCAATAACGCCAATAATTTCGGGCTTTCGGATTTGCACCAGATGCGCGGGCGTGTAGGACGGAGCAATAAAAAAGCTTTTTGTTATTTCATCTGCCCGCCGTATTCGGCAATGACCGATGATGCGAGGAAGCGCATACAAGCGCTGGAGCAGTTCAGCGAACTCGGAAGCGGTTTCAGCATTGCGATGAAGGATCTCGAAATTCGCGGAGCCGGGGATTTACTGGGTGGTGAACAAAGCGGTTTTATCAACGAAATCGGGTTTGAGACGTACCAGAAAATCATGAATGAAGCGATCGAGGAACTCAAGGAAAATGAATTTAAGGACCTGTACGCTGACGAAGATGAGGACCACGAAAAAGAATATGTTAAGGATTTGCAGATCGACACCGATTTTGAACTGCTGTTCCCGGATGATTACATCAATAACATTTCAGAAAGGCTGAATCTGTATAACGAACTCAGCCTGATCAAGGACGAAGAAGCGCTGCTGGCCTACGAGCAGAAACTCACCGACCGTTTCGGGGCGTTGCCCAAACCAGCCAGGGCATTGTTGAACAGCATCCGCCTGAAATGGATTGCCACGAAACTCGGAATTGAAAAACTGGTGATGAAACAAGGCAAGATGATCTGTTATTTTGTTTCAGACCAGCAGTCGGATTATTATGCGTCGCCGCAGTTCCACAAAGTACTGCAGTTTGTACAGAAACAGCCTGCACTTTGCCGGATGAAGGAAAAGCAGACCCCGAATGGTTTGCGTCTGTTGCTGACTTTCGAGCATGTAAAATCGATTGGGAAAGCGTTGCAGCTGTTGGAAATGGTTTGA
- the msrB gene encoding peptide-methionine (R)-S-oxide reductase MsrB, protein MKTKNILLSLMSLLCLTACGQKKTEPVKTPNVISKPDPSDSEQVKQNPYYSNTDTTKLNLSDAEWKKILPADVYEVSRHADTERPFTGKYWNTDEKGTYYCAACGNKLFRSTAKFSSECGWPSFFEQDNKKSVVYKNDNSLGMERIEALCGRCGGHLGHLFDDGPEPTGKRYCMNSVVLDFIPDKK, encoded by the coding sequence ATGAAAACGAAAAACATTTTACTGTCTTTGATGTCGCTGTTATGCTTAACAGCCTGCGGACAAAAGAAAACCGAACCGGTAAAAACGCCTAACGTGATTTCCAAGCCGGACCCGAGCGATAGCGAGCAGGTGAAACAAAACCCATATTATTCCAATACTGACACTACAAAACTAAACCTCAGCGATGCCGAATGGAAAAAAATACTTCCGGCAGACGTATATGAAGTTTCGCGCCACGCCGATACCGAAAGGCCGTTCACCGGTAAATACTGGAACACCGACGAAAAAGGCACTTATTATTGCGCTGCCTGCGGGAACAAACTGTTCCGTTCGACGGCCAAATTTTCAAGCGAATGCGGCTGGCCGAGTTTTTTCGAACAGGACAATAAGAAAAGTGTGGTATATAAAAATGATAATTCACTTGGCATGGAGCGCATCGAGGCCTTATGCGGCAGGTGCGGCGGGCATTTGGGGCATCTTTTTGACGATGGGCCGGAGCCTACGGGGAAGCGGTATTGTATGAATTCGGTGGTGTTGGATTTTATTCCGGATAAGAAATAG
- a CDS encoding globin family protein, whose amino-acid sequence MTKFTKAALLSMFFIAGATLVSCSDTDEKEDTTSIYARLGGTTMVSDPDNAGQMIEKGRLSYRKVVNSTVGLIVADIQAGADGNLSAHFAPLLAEVGAGNTTNLAILTDNLTDFFSFNTGGTNPVNTYNGRDMVSAHNPAVNPRMGVKATDADYTKFEGYVGAAAQANGVAANTQLYTDVVTVLESLRDPIVQAP is encoded by the coding sequence ATGACAAAGTTTACGAAAGCCGCCTTACTATCGATGTTTTTCATCGCAGGCGCAACTTTAGTATCGTGTAGCGATACTGATGAAAAAGAAGACACGACCTCCATCTATGCCAGGCTTGGCGGAACCACTATGGTGTCTGATCCTGATAATGCAGGGCAAATGATTGAGAAAGGACGTTTAAGCTACAGGAAAGTAGTGAATTCCACCGTAGGGCTTATCGTGGCCGACATACAGGCGGGAGCTGACGGAAATCTTTCAGCACATTTCGCGCCATTGCTTGCTGAAGTGGGTGCAGGAAATACTACCAATCTGGCCATCCTTACAGACAACCTTACTGATTTCTTCTCCTTCAATACAGGCGGGACAAACCCAGTAAATACTTATAACGGAAGAGATATGGTTTCAGCGCACAACCCGGCAGTCAATCCAAGAATGGGTGTAAAAGCTACTGATGCCGATTACACAAAATTCGAAGGATATGTAGGTGCCGCAGCGCAGGCTAACGGTGTGGCCGCAAATACGCAATTGTATACGGATGTTGTAACGGTTCTCGAATCATTGAGGGACCCTATCGTACAAGCGCCATAA